The following coding sequences lie in one Drosophila sulfurigaster albostrigata strain 15112-1811.04 chromosome 2R, ASM2355843v2, whole genome shotgun sequence genomic window:
- the LOC133836419 gene encoding hatching enzyme 1.2 encodes MSATPFALILLCLALVHAVPLTLYDDIDDTVVIEVPDNGIEEPQPPNKDVIDLSSYGAAMYGKPDEQLTASLVSNYSVETHAGNPEELGSYLEGDILVPQTDLTMKNGLPTQSSRWPKGVVPYEIRGNFNANDMATIQGAIAQYHKRTCIRFVPYSGERDYISIVSGNSGCWSSVGRVGGKQEVNLQSPGCLSRPGTAIHELMHALGFLHEQNRMERDAFVAIQYGNIQSGAMNNFEKAAKTEAFGVPYDYGSVMHYSANAFSTNGQPTIVAMQSNGASKMGQRNGFSDFDVDKLNAMYECGYVAGSPAAVPAPAPAPGVAPGAAPAPVAPGGNPIVDSFINGLISGLGLGDGETATEKEEKPSESSN; translated from the exons ATGTCCGCAACTCCTTTTGCTCTAATCCTATTGTGCTTGGCACTTGTCCATGCTGTGCCCCTCACACTCTACGACGACATCGACGACACTGTGGTGATCGAGGTGCCCGACAATGGAATCGAGGAACCACAACCACCCAACAAGGATGTCATTGATCTGAGCTCCTATGGCGCTGCGATGTATGGCAAGCCGGATGAGCAGCTGACCGCCAGCCTGGTGAGCAACTATAGCGTGGAAACACATGCTGGAAATCCCGAGGAGCTGGGCAGCTACTTGGAGGGTGACATCCTGGTGCCACAGACGGATCTGACCATGAAGAACGGCCTGCCCACGCAATCTTCAAGGTGGCCCAAGGGCGTGGTGCCTTACGAGATTCGCGGCAACTTTAATGCCAACGACATGGCCACCATCCAAGGCGCCATCGCACAGTACCACAAGCGCACCTGCATCCGCTTCGTGCCCTACTCCGGAGAACGCGACTACATCTCAATTGTCAGCGGCAACTCTGGCTGCTGGTCATCGGTGGGTCGCGTAGGTGGCAAACAGGAAGTCAATTTGCAGTCACCTGGTTGCCTCAGCCGCCCTGGCACCGCCATCCACGAGCTGATGCATGCTCTGGGCTTCCTGCACGAACAGAATCGCATGGAACGTGACGCCTTTGTGGCCATTCAGTATGGTAACATTCAGTCGGGGGCAATGAACAATTTTGAGAAGGCGGCCAAGACCGAAGCCTTTGGAGTTCCCTACGATTATGGCAGCGTGATGCACTATTCGGCCAACGCTTTCTCCACTAACGGACAACCCACAATTGTGGCAATG CAATCAAATGGCGCCTCCAAGATGGGTCAGCGCAACGGTTTCTCCGACTTTGATGTGGACAAGTTGAATGCCATGTACGAGTGTGGCTACGTCGCTGGATCTCCAGCTGCCGTGCCAGcacctgctcctgctcctggaGTTGCACCTGgagctgctcctgctcctgttgcGCCCGGTGGAAATCCAATTGTTGACAGCTTCATCAACGGACTTATCAGCGGTCTGGGACTTGGAGATGGAGAAACAGCTACCGAGAAGGAGGAGAAACCTAGTGAAAGTAGCAACTAA
- the LOC133836422 gene encoding astacin-like: MYRISVLFVLLGLSFTYASPLYTPVMILDLSVYGKALFGQPKLAEPYVIRPQPRDAPADEDEHPEESGDYLEGDIFVPESSISMRSSPPRVSTTWPNGVVPYEISATFPQDDVDKIMRAMELIQNKSCILFIPHTTEIDYISITSLYKGCWSAVGRMGGKQEVNLQLPACTKKFGTPVHELLHVLGFPHEQNRNVRDDFVVIVNQNIKAEFMKNFKIDEHGQDFGVLYDYGSVMHYSQKAFSINGDPTIVAIQKREPGVEMGQRINISDSDVARLNRMYCETETVSTIIPVVT; encoded by the exons ATGTATCGCATCTCTGTGCTTTTCGTCCTTTTGGGACTATCGTTCACCTACGCTTCACCGCTGTATACTCCAGTGATGATACTCGACTTGAGTGTCTATGGCAAAGCATTGTTTGGCCAACCAAAATTGGCAGAACCATATGTGATAAGGCCACAGCCACGCGACGCTCCCGCCGATGAAGATGAGCATCCTGAGGAGTCGGGCGATTATCTCGAAGGCGACATCTTTGTACCAGAGTCTTCAATTAGCATGAGAAGCTCTCCACCCCGTGTGAGCACCACATGGCCGAACGGAGTTGTTCCCTACGAGATATCGGCCACTTTTCCACAGGATGATGTCGATAAAATTATGCGAGCCATGGAGCTCATACAGAACAAATCGTGCATCCTATTTATACCACATACTACCGAGATTGACTACATCTCCATTACCAGTCTGTATAAGGGATGCTGGTCAGCTGTTGGCCGTATGGGAGGCAAGCAGGAGGTCAACTTGCAGCTTCCAGCGTGTACCAAGAAGTTCGGCACACCCGTCCACGAATTGCTGCATGTCTTGGGATTTCCACACGAACAGAATCGCAATGTACGTGACGATTTTGTAGTCATTGTTAaccaaaatattaaagctGAGTTTATGAAGAACTTCAAGATCGATGAACACGGACAGGACTTTGGAGTGCTCTACGACTACGGCAGCGTCATGCATTACTCCCAAAAAGCCTTCTCGATCAATGGCGATCCCACGATCGTGGCAATA CAAAAAAGGGAACCAGGCGTTGAAATGGGACAACGAATTAATATATCCGATTCGGATGTAGCGAGGCTAAACCGAATGTATTGCGAAACGGAAACTGTGTCGACTATCATTCCAGTTGTGACGTAA